The genomic region ATCGAGCTGCACGAGCGGGAGCCGCCGGTGGCCGCGGACTGGGCCGAGGTGGTCGAAGCCTCCGGCACGCTGACCGGCGAGCAGCCGGTGCTCAACGAGTGGGGCGGGCGCTGGTACCCGCTGGAGCTGCCGCCGGGGGAGTACCGGGTGCGCTACTGCGGCGGCGAGGACCGGTACCTGCTCCAGTTCTGGCCGGATGCCCCGGCCCCGGACGCGGTGCTCCGGGTGACCAAGGGCGCTTACTGGCACGAGTTCGCCCGCTCCCTGCCGCCGCCGCCCACGCCGGAGCAGCTGGCCGCGGCGGAACTGCGGCGGACCGCCGAGGAGCGGGTCGCCGCTGCCGTGCGCGCACGCCGGGAAGAGCAGCGGCGGTGGGGCGGGGAGCCGCCCAGTGCCGCGCTGCTCGGGATGAAGGGCAACGCGCGCAAGGTGGTCCGCGAGCACCGGGCGGTGGCCGAGGCCATCGCGGCGGACCCGGCCGGGCAGCGCGAGCTGGCGGTGCGGCTGGCCCGCCGGGCCTGTGCGGCCGCCGGGCTGGCCGAGATCGACTGGATCGCCCCGGCGCTGGCGGCACTGGCCCGGGGCGCGGAGCCGTTCCAGGACTGGCGGGCGGCCGGGCGACGTCTGCTCGCCGACCCCGCGGTGCCCAGCACCGTGGCCCCCGGCGCGTCCCTGCGGCAGCAGACCGCCGCCTTCGCCACCCTGCGCACCGCGGTCCTGCCCGACCCGCTGACCGCGGCCCTGGAGACCCTCTCCGCCACCCTCAGCACCCTTGGCCCGGACCAGTGCGCGGACCTGCTCGCCGAGCTCCGCCGAACCCCTTCACATACCCCGCGTCAAGCCCGTTAGCCGGGATTTCACCTGACGGGGTCAAGCCTCCGACCTGCGGCGACGTGACCGGCAGCCCAGCCGAAGCGGCCCGGGCGGCGTGGCCTATGTTCTGCCCATGAGCACCGAGACCGCGCCGCGGTACATCCGGCTGAACGTTGAGCTGATCGTGGAGCTCACCGACGAGGGTGAGCTGAAGGCGGCTGCGCTGGAGCAGCTGAAGGCCGACACCGAGGTGTCGGAGGAGGCCCGGGCGGAGGCCATCACCGCGCTGGAGTCCGACCCGGCGGACGCCCTGTCGTACTTCATCGACCCCTTCGCCGTGGTCAACGAGGCCCCGGGCATCGAGCTGGTCGAGGTCGGCTGGGACGGCGAGGTCACCGAGTACGACCCCGAAGCCGAAGAGGACGAAGAGGCCTGACTCGCGCCCTGGCTGGATGTGGCGACCCCTACGATGACCGGTATGTCACATCCAGCCCAGGTTGCCACCACCGGCGCCCGCGGCATCCTCACCGGCCTCGGCTTCCTGGGCCGCGGCGTGGGTATCGCCTTCCGCAACCCGAAGCTGCTGCTCCTGGGCGCCATCCCGGCGGTGCTGACCACGGCGCTGATGCTCGGCGGCCTGGTCACGCTGGCCTACTGGGCCGGTGACCTGGCCACCTGGCTCACCCCGTTCGCGGACAACTGGTCGGAATGGCTGCGCAAGGCCGCCCGGTTCGTCGCCGGGCTGGCCGTGGTGCTGGGCGCGATCGCGGTCAGCGTGGTCGCCTTCACCGCGATCACCCTGGTCGTCGGCGGCCCGTTCTACGAACACATCTCCGAAACCGTCGAGGACAGCCTCGGCGGGGTCCCGGACGCGGAGAAGGCCTCCTTCGGCCGCATGCTGTTCCTGGGCATCCGCGACTCGATCCTGCTGGTCGCGGTGGCCGTGCTGCTGAACCTGCCGCTGCTGTTCGCCGGTTTCATCCCGGTGGTGGGCCAGACCGTCATCCCGGTCCTGGTGGCCTGTGTGGGCGGCTGGATCCTGGCGCTGGAGCTGTCCGCGGTGCCGTTCACCCGCCGCGGCCTGACCCTCAAGCAGCGCCACCGCATCCTGCGCGGGCACCGGGGCATGGTGCTCGGGCTGGGCGTGCCGGCCTACCTGCTGTGCGCGATCCCGTTCGTGTCCATCCTGGCCATGCCGATCGCGTTCATCAGCGCCACCCTGCTGGCCCGCGAGGCGCTGTCCCGCCGCACTGACGAAAGTCTGCACCCGCGCTGACGAGTGGCTGGTCCCGTCCGGAACCCGCGTTTCCCGGGGCCGCGGACCGTACTGTCGGATCATGCGCGACACAGCCGCGGCCACCAGGGCGATCAGCCGGGTCTGGCCCGACGCCCGGACCGTGGTGGACTACTCGACGCCCGCGGAGTTCGAGGTCCACGGGCGCCCGCCCGAGGGCGTCGAGCCGCCCCGGAGTCCCTGGCACGTCAAGGTGATGTGGGCCGTGGTCGCCGCGTTCGGGCTGGTGCTCTCCGTGGTCACCGGCGCGCTGGGCGGCCCGGACGTCAGTGACCGCAAGACCAGGGTGCGCGGGTCCGGTCCGGACGCGCGGGCCGTCGGCCTCGGCCAGGCGGTCCAGCCGGTCTGGCTCGGCGGGGCCGGCCGCAAGCCGTTCCTGGCCATCGGCGCCGACCGGGTGGCGGCCTTCGTGGTCGCCTACGGCGAGGTGCGGGTGCGGTGGGAGGGCGAGTTCGAGTCGCTGGCGGTGCGGGGCACGCGCAAGCGGCCGGTGCTGTGCCTGACCTTCGCCGACTCCTCCTCGGTCGAGGTGCCGCTCACCAGGGCGGAGCGCGCCCGGCTGGGCTAGAACGCGGTGGTCGGCGTCCAGCGGCCGTGCACCTCGCGCAACCGGTCCACGATCTCGCCCACGGTCGCGTATGCCTCCACCGCCGTCACGCAGGCCGGGACCACGTTCGCCCCGGCCTTGGCGGAGGCGCTCAGCTCGTCCAGGGCCCGCTCGACCGCCTCGGCATCGCGGCTGTCGCGGACCCGGCGCACGGCGGCGACCTGTTCGGCCTCCGCGCCGGGGTCCACCGCGAACACCTCCAGGGGCTCGGCGGCGGAGGGGAACAGGTTGACCCCGACCACGGGGCGCTCGCCGCTCTCCACCTCCACCGCGTGCCGGTAGGCGGCGTCGGAGAGCTCGCGCTGGAACCAGCCCGAGCCGATGCAGGCCAGCGCGCCGCCCCTGGCCTCGATATCGCCCATCAGCGCCCAGATCCGCTGCTCCAGTTCGTCGGTCAGCGTCTCCACCGCGTAGGACCCGGCCAGCGGGTCGACCGTCTCGGTCAGCCCGGTCTCGAAGGCCACCACCTGCTGGGTGCGCAGGGCCAGCGTCGCGGCGGCCTCGGTGGGCACGCCGAGGGCCTCGTCGTAGGCGCACACGTGCAGGGTCTGCACCCCGGCCAGCGCCGCCGCGGTGGCCTCGACCGTGGTGCGGGCGACGTTGTTCAGCGGCTGCTGCGCGGTCAGTGAGGACCCCGCGGTGAAGGCGAAGATCCGCAGCTGGTGCGAGCGCGGGTCCTTGGCCCCGTAGACGTCCCGGGTCAGCCGCGCCCACACCCGGCGCGCGGCGCGGAACTTGGCCACCTCGCGCAGCAGGTCGATGTTGCTGGAGAGGAAGGTGAACAGCGAGGGGGCCACCGCGTCCACGCTGAGCCCGCGCCGCACGCACTCGTCCAGGTAGGCGCGCGCGTTGGCGAAGGTGAAGGCGATCTCCTGCACGGCGTCGGCCCCGGCCTCGCGGATGTGGTAGCCGCTCATCGCCAGTGGCACCCAGCGCGTGGCGTGCCGGGACAGGTGTTCGATCACGTCCACCGCGAGTTGCAGGGAGGCTTCGGGCGGGAAGATCTGGGTGCCGCGCGCGATGAACTCCTTGAGCACGTCGTTCTGGATGAACAGCCCGAACGAGCTCGGGTCGACCCCGCGCCGCTTGGCCAGGGCCAGGAACATCGCGGCCCACACGTAGCCGATGGAGTTGGCGGTGGTGCGCACCTGGCTGATGCGTTCCAGGGGAATCCCGTCCATCAGCGTCTCGACGTCGGCAAGCGAGTCGATGGCCACGCCGACCCGGCCGACCTCGCCCGCGGCCAGCGGGTGGTCGGAGTCCAGGCCCAGCTGGGTGGGCAGGTCCAGGGCCACGCTGAACCCGGTGACCCCGGCGGTCAGCAGCTGCTGGAACCGGCGGTTGCTCGCCGCGGGCGTGCCGAACCCGGCGTACTGGCCCATGATCCACGGTTTGGGTTCGGCGGAAACCCCTCGGGTGTAAGGGAACTCGCCGGGTCGTTCGGCACCTTCCGGCGCGTAGTCCGGGCGCAGGCGCTCCACCACGGCTCAGCCCTCCCGCTCGGCGAGCGTGCGCCGCAGCTCCTGTTTGGCGATCTTCCCGGTGGAGTTCAGCGGGAAGCTGGTGACGCGGTGCAGCTCCTTGGGTTTCTTGTAGGCGGCCAGCCGGTCCCGGCAGTGCGCCAGCAGCGCGGCCTCGTCCACCGACGCTCCACTGTGGACGGAGTAGGCGGCGACCACGCGCTGCCCCCAGTCCGGATCGGCCACGCCGACCACCGCGACCTCGTGCACGCCGGGCACTTCGGCCAGCACGTCCTCCACCTCGCGCGGGTAGATGTTGTACCCACCGGAGATGATCATGTCGCCCTTGCGGTCCACCAGCCACAGCCGTTCGGTCTCGTCCAGCCGCCCGAGGTCGCCGGTGTGCAGCCAGCCCTCCCGCACGCTCTTGCCGAGGTCGGTGCGCCGCCCGGACTGCCAGTACCCGCGCATCACGTGCTCGCCCCTGGTGACCACCTCGCCGATCTCCCCCGGCGGCACCTCGCGCCCGTCCTCGTCGACCACCCGCACCTCCACCCCGAACGCGGGCCGCCCGGCCGAGGTCAGCAGGTCCGGCTGCCTGCCGAGCCCGGCGGCGTGGTTGGCGGCGTCGAGCACGGTGACCGGCGGGATGGCCTCCACCAGGCCGTAGTACTGCACCAGGTTCGGCGTGATCCGGTCGTGCGCCTGCCGGATCTGCTCTGGCGGCATCGGCGCGCCGGCGTAGCCGAGCACCTTCAGCCCGCGCATGGTCTTCCGGTCGCATTCGGGCAGGGCGAGCAGGCGGGCGATCATCGTGGGCACCAGCGCGGTGTGCGTGACCCCGCGCCGGGACACCGCCTCCAGCACCGCGGCCGGGTCCCACTGCGGCAGGATCAGCTGC from Crossiella sp. CA-258035 harbors:
- a CDS encoding EI24 domain-containing protein; its protein translation is MSHPAQVATTGARGILTGLGFLGRGVGIAFRNPKLLLLGAIPAVLTTALMLGGLVTLAYWAGDLATWLTPFADNWSEWLRKAARFVAGLAVVLGAIAVSVVAFTAITLVVGGPFYEHISETVEDSLGGVPDAEKASFGRMLFLGIRDSILLVAVAVLLNLPLLFAGFIPVVGQTVIPVLVACVGGWILALELSAVPFTRRGLTLKQRHRILRGHRGMVLGLGVPAYLLCAIPFVSILAMPIAFISATLLAREALSRRTDESLHPR
- a CDS encoding methylmalonyl-CoA mutase family protein: MVERLRPDYAPEGAERPGEFPYTRGVSAEPKPWIMGQYAGFGTPAASNRRFQQLLTAGVTGFSVALDLPTQLGLDSDHPLAAGEVGRVGVAIDSLADVETLMDGIPLERISQVRTTANSIGYVWAAMFLALAKRRGVDPSSFGLFIQNDVLKEFIARGTQIFPPEASLQLAVDVIEHLSRHATRWVPLAMSGYHIREAGADAVQEIAFTFANARAYLDECVRRGLSVDAVAPSLFTFLSSNIDLLREVAKFRAARRVWARLTRDVYGAKDPRSHQLRIFAFTAGSSLTAQQPLNNVARTTVEATAAALAGVQTLHVCAYDEALGVPTEAAATLALRTQQVVAFETGLTETVDPLAGSYAVETLTDELEQRIWALMGDIEARGGALACIGSGWFQRELSDAAYRHAVEVESGERPVVGVNLFPSAAEPLEVFAVDPGAEAEQVAAVRRVRDSRDAEAVERALDELSASAKAGANVVPACVTAVEAYATVGEIVDRLREVHGRWTPTTAF
- a CDS encoding AMP-binding protein, whose translation is MDVGRVVARAVRRFGARTALDGPQGRQSFAQLGDRVARLANGLRALGLAAGDRVLDLQTNQNTYVETDLALAAAGLVRVALNYRLHPRDWEHIAEDCGAAALIYDARFAESTEALRDGLAGRVVVIGDGPGLGYEKLIAGASGSWPSTVADADALVSLNYSSGTTGRPKGAQRTHRNRLASVLNMTADVLGEIPGGADTYLHAGPITHTSGLFVLPFLVSGAAQLILPQWDPAAVLEAVSRRGVTHTALVPTMIARLLALPECDRKTMRGLKVLGYAGAPMPPEQIRQAHDRITPNLVQYYGLVEAIPPVTVLDAANHAAGLGRQPDLLTSAGRPAFGVEVRVVDEDGREVPPGEIGEVVTRGEHVMRGYWQSGRRTDLGKSVREGWLHTGDLGRLDETERLWLVDRKGDMIISGGYNIYPREVEDVLAEVPGVHEVAVVGVADPDWGQRVVAAYSVHSGASVDEAALLAHCRDRLAAYKKPKELHRVTSFPLNSTGKIAKQELRRTLAEREG